GGACTCCAAAGCGAAAAAACGAAGGAAGGACCCTGCGGACTCGTTGCGGCTCGCTCCCCACTCGCCAGAGCCATTCGAAGCCCAGCCGCCGGACAAAATATGGTGCTCGTTTCTTCTCTCCACTCCAGACATCAAAACTTCCCCCAACACCCATAAAAAGGGAAGGAATCAATGCGTCTCGGTACGTGTCAATCCACAGTTCCTGCCGTGGAGACCCCATCCCCACCAGAAGCAATGTCGCCGCAGTTTGGTTGATGGCTCTGACCACCTGAGCATCATCTGCACAGTAGCCATGGTGAACACCAACAATTTGAAGCCCCGGATACCGCCTGCACAACACCTCGGCTGCTTTTTCCGCAACCCCCTCCTTTCCCCCCAAAAGGTAAACCCGCCACCCTTCGTCGCGGCCTCTCTCCAGCAGAGCCTCAGCCAGCTCTATCCCGGGAAGGCGTCTGATAGGGGTTTGCCCCAGAAACCTTGCCCCCCAGATAATCCCCATCCCATCGGGAATCAAGAGTTCGGCCCGCTTGAGCACCTCTCGAAAGCGATGATTCCGGGACTGACAGGCCAGCATCTCGGGGTTGAGGGTTACAAGGTGCATTTTTCGTCCTTTTTGTACTGCCTCACTGAGAAGGTCCACAATGGCCTTTTTTTCAAGCTCCGAAATGGAAAAACCCAGAAAATCCATGGTTCACCCCAGAAGTTGCAGGAAATCGAAGAGTTTTTCCTCCATCCTCCCGAAACGAGTGGACAAAAGCGCCTTCGCTACTTTATTTTTTTCTGCAAGAAGATGCCGCCTGGTGTACATGGCGATGAGCGCTTCCGGGGAAAGTCCCTGGAAGGAAAGGAGATTTTCTCCCGAAAAAAGCGAAGCCAGAGCCCGAATTTTGGGGTCAACATCAAAAGCCACCCAGGGGATGTCGAGCATGGTGGAAAGCACCAGAGGATGAAAGCGCATGCTGAAAACCATATCCACGTTCTGAAAATAGGCCAATACCTCCATAAGATGGTCAAACGAAAAACTCCGTACCCCCAGGCGTTTCGCAAGACGGCTCACAAACTCCCCATCCAGCTGGTGGTGAAAGGCCACGAACTCCATTTCCGGCACGAAAGCCAAAAGGGCTTTGAGAGACCGAAAGAGGTTTTCTTCTTTTTCCCTATCCACCGGGCGCAAGAATACGGCCACCTTCTCTGCGGAACCTTTTTTTTCCGGGAGGAGGTCCTGGAGCAAAAAGACCGGGTCCACCCCCAGCACTACCCGGGATGGCCTGGTCCCCAGTTGATACGCCAAAGTGCAACTCTCCTCATCCCGCAAAAGGAGGAACGAGCGGCGCAGCACCCCGGAAACCATCCACCGACTGAGAGACCGCTTGAAGGGTCCCAGCCCACATCCATAGAAGAGAATGGGTTTTCCCCAAAAAAGGGCAAAACGGAGGAGGCTATAATAGTAAGCAAGCGAACGGAAGCTGGTCGTATCCTGGAGAAGGCTTCCTCCCCCCACCATGAGGGCTTGGGAATTCTTCACCTGCTTGAGGATCTGGGGAAAGCACTCCCGAGAAACCACCTCCACTCCTGGAGGAAAATCAAATAAGGGATTTGTGGTCCGGTAGAGGACCTGGCATACAAATTGCCCACCGTTTCGTCTCAGTTTTTCCACCGCACGCAGGGTGGCAAGGAGACTCAGCTCGTCGCCCCAGTTTCCGAAACCATAGTACCCCAGAAAAAAAAGGTGGGTAATGCTACTCCCCCCAGCGCGCAAAAAAGTGGTAGATGGCCAGTCCCACTTTGATTGCCACCCAATAAACGAAGAACACCGCGATACTGAGCGCCATGGCGTTTCCAAAGCGCAGGAGCACAAAGAGAAACGGGGTATGGAGGTGCGAGAAGGAATTCAAAAAAGTGGTGAACCCCACCGTCACCGCCAGCCACAGCAATATCTGGTAGGCCGGGCGAAAAGCTGACAGGGGAAACACCGAAAGCAACCACAACGCCGGATACCCAATCAGGAATTCCTTGGTTCTGGGCCGCATGAAGAGCATCCGTTCTAAACCTCCCCGCATCAGGCTCTCCAGACCCCCCGCGGGAAGAAGGGGAAAATTTCCCGAACGGGTAAGGTAAAGCACCGTTCCCACCGCTACGATTCCCAGAATCAAAAGCTCAAATCGCTTCAGGTAATCCAGGAAAAACTGCCCAACACTCACCCCCAGTAGCCGAGCTTTGAAAAGATAAAGCAGTACAAAAAGCGGCGGTAAGGCCAGAGAGACCTTTACCCCGAAGTACTGGTGGATACGCAGCACAAACAGCCAGTGATAGAGCCCCATCGAAACCACCATGGCTCCAGCAAAAAGGGTCAGAAAAGAGAGACCAAGACCCTGAAGGATTTTTTCCTTGCGAAAGTTTTCCACACAGAGGATAACCGCAAGCGTCGGCACCACCACTCCAGCCCAGAGTCCCAAAATTTTCATCCCCCCAATGGGGTTTAAAAAAATCCCCAGAAGGAGCACCACCAGGGAACCGAGAAAGGGCACAAGGTGAAAATCGAAGAAAAACTCCCAGAGCAAAAGTGTCATCACCGCCATCGAAACGGCAAAAAGAGCGAGCATGAAGCGAGGCACCGCAAAGGGACGCTGAGGTACCACCGCCTTCCCCAGTACAAAACCATTTTCCCGAAGAGTTTGCAAAATATTTTGGAAGTAGGTCAGGTTTTTCTCCACGCTCTTGGCCGAAGGGGGCTCAGTAAAGGCTCGCAGATAGATAAGTGCCACCGAGCGTTCTTTGACCGCCCGCAAAAATCGCTCCTTGGCGGCCACCGGGGTATAGTTTTTCAATTCATCTGGAGCAATGCTGTGCACCCGCACCGTCAAATCAGGAATGAGGGAACTCAACGTGGTTTCCCCTTTCTGGCCCACGAATTCAAGGTAACCAAAAAAGAGCTTTCGTTCCCGCAAGAATGAAGCCATCCGCTTCAGGGAAGCCGGCTCTCCATATCCCAGAACCGAATCTCCCTGGAAAATAACTCCCTCAGCCCTCTCCCAGACCGGGTCCTCGAGGAGTGTCTCCATCGTCTCCGGAGAAAGGTCGTAACGGTTGATGGGGCGCAAAACAACCCGGAATCCGGCATCGGATAAAAACTGAACCAGTTCCCGGTTCCAGCCCAGCCCCATTTTGTCTTCCTCTTCGAATACGACGTTCATTCCCACGATTCCTTCCTGGGGTTCCTCCGCCTTTTTCCCCAAAATGTTGAGCTGTCGGATAATGGTTTCCCTGAGCCTGGGGTCAGGGACCTGAAAGTAGCGGTACAGTGTCCCTCCAGAATAGGCCACCGGTATCACCCTTCCCGTATCCTTGAGACGCCTTAGAGAGTACTCGTTCACCCCCACGGTTTCCACACCCATCTCCCGGAGCTTGGTTATCAGAGCCAGTGGGTCAATCCCCTGGGTTTTCCCCAGCCATTCGATGTCATCCCAATCCACCACCACTTCCACCCGGCGGCTAGCAAATTCTCGACTCACTCGGGAAGGCACCAGTGAAAGACCTGTTCCCAAGGCGATGATACAGGCCAAAAGAAGGAAAAAAACCCTGCGTTCCATTATTCCCTCCACTCTTCCACCTCCAGCAACGTATCACCCACATCCACCGTGTCGTTCTCTTCCACATAGACACCGGTGACCACCCCAGGGTGTTCGATGGAAATTTCGTTTTCCATCTTCATGGCTTCCAAAATCACCGCCACCTGCCCAGCTTTCACCTGGTCTCCCTTTTTCACATTCACCGCCAGAATCCGACCAGGCATGGGTGAACGGATGGTGGTGGTGACCTGTAACCCTTCACCGCTTTTTTTCCCCTCCCGAACCCTGGCGATGTTGCTGATTTCAAAACCCTTTCTTTCACCCTCTTCAACGATTTCCATCACTTCTACCTGATACTCTTCTCCATTGACCCGAACCCAGAATCGGCGCACCAGTTTCTACCTCCTCAAAAAGTGGACCACTAAACTTCCTTCCTGCAACGCCATCTCTTTCCAGCCCCGGTTTTTTCGCACCACATAAGGACGGGTTTTTTTCGGGGCTTCTTCTTCCTTCAAAATTTCCGAAAGGACGGCCATAATGGCCGCCACCACTTCCGGCTTCAACGCCACACCCATGTCATACCGGGAAATTGCCATGTTTTTTCCCCCTCCTCCCCTCCCGTTTCGACCAGAAAATCTCCAGAGCCCGCACCACTTTCAAGCGAGTCACCACCGGATCAATAACCTGGTCCACATAGCCTCTTTTCGCTGCCTGATAGGGATTATAAAACTCCCGCCGGTACTGGTCGATGAGTTTTTCCCGTTCCACCTCCGGATCCAGAGCCTTTTCCAGTTCCTGACGGAAAATGATGGCCACCGCCCCCTCAGCCCCCATCACGGCAATCTCTGCCGTGGGCCAGGCCAAAACCAAATCCGCTCCCAAATCCCGGCTGCACATGGCCAGATACGCCCCTCCGTATGCCTTACGCACGATTACAGTAATCTTGGGAACGGTGGCTTCAGAATATGCATAGAGCATTTTCGCTCCGTGGCGAATGATACCTCCAAATTCCTGGTTGGTCCCGGGAAGGAAACCGGGTACATCCACCAGAGTCAAAAGTGGAATCCCAAAACAATCGCAGAACCGGATGAACCGGGAAGCCTTATCAGCTGAATCGATATCCAGACATCCAGCTAAGTGATAGGGCTGATTGGCTACTATCCCCACCACGTGCCCTCCCATCCGG
This region of Atribacterota bacterium genomic DNA includes:
- a CDS encoding WecB/TagA/CpsF family glycosyltransferase, which codes for MDFLGFSISELEKKAIVDLLSEAVQKGRKMHLVTLNPEMLACQSRNHRFREVLKRAELLIPDGMGIIWGARFLGQTPIRRLPGIELAEALLERGRDEGWRVYLLGGKEGVAEKAAEVLCRRYPGLQIVGVHHGYCADDAQVVRAINQTAATLLLVGMGSPRQELWIDTYRDALIPSLFMGVGGSFDVWSGEKKRAPYFVRRLGFEWLWRVGSEPQRVRRVLPSFFRFGVLLLRERIQR
- a CDS encoding polysaccharide pyruvyl transferase family protein: METPWRSVSRCSSFIGWQSKWDWPSTTFLRAGGSSITHLFFLGYYGFGNWGDELSLLATLRAVEKLRRNGGQFVCQVLYRTTNPLFDFPPGVEVVSRECFPQILKQVKNSQALMVGGGSLLQDTTSFRSLAYYYSLLRFALFWGKPILFYGCGLGPFKRSLSRWMVSGVLRRSFLLLRDEESCTLAYQLGTRPSRVVLGVDPVFLLQDLLPEKKGSAEKVAVFLRPVDREKEENLFRSLKALLAFVPEMEFVAFHHQLDGEFVSRLAKRLGVRSFSFDHLMEVLAYFQNVDMVFSMRFHPLVLSTMLDIPWVAFDVDPKIRALASLFSGENLLSFQGLSPEALIAMYTRRHLLAEKNKVAKALLSTRFGRMEEKLFDFLQLLG
- a CDS encoding DUF5693 family protein, which gives rise to MEGIMERRVFFLLLACIIALGTGLSLVPSRVSREFASRRVEVVVDWDDIEWLGKTQGIDPLALITKLREMGVETVGVNEYSLRRLKDTGRVIPVAYSGGTLYRYFQVPDPRLRETIIRQLNILGKKAEEPQEGIVGMNVVFEEEDKMGLGWNRELVQFLSDAGFRVVLRPINRYDLSPETMETLLEDPVWERAEGVIFQGDSVLGYGEPASLKRMASFLRERKLFFGYLEFVGQKGETTLSSLIPDLTVRVHSIAPDELKNYTPVAAKERFLRAVKERSVALIYLRAFTEPPSAKSVEKNLTYFQNILQTLRENGFVLGKAVVPQRPFAVPRFMLALFAVSMAVMTLLLWEFFFDFHLVPFLGSLVVLLLGIFLNPIGGMKILGLWAGVVVPTLAVILCVENFRKEKILQGLGLSFLTLFAGAMVVSMGLYHWLFVLRIHQYFGVKVSLALPPLFVLLYLFKARLLGVSVGQFFLDYLKRFELLILGIVAVGTVLYLTRSGNFPLLPAGGLESLMRGGLERMLFMRPRTKEFLIGYPALWLLSVFPLSAFRPAYQILLWLAVTVGFTTFLNSFSHLHTPFLFVLLRFGNAMALSIAVFFVYWVAIKVGLAIYHFFARWGE
- a CDS encoding biotin/lipoyl-containing protein gives rise to the protein MRRFWVRVNGEEYQVEVMEIVEEGERKGFEISNIARVREGKKSGEGLQVTTTIRSPMPGRILAVNVKKGDQVKAGQVAVILEAMKMENEISIEHPGVVTGVYVEENDTVDVGDTLLEVEEWRE